A window of the Brassica napus cultivar Da-Ae chromosome C5, Da-Ae, whole genome shotgun sequence genome harbors these coding sequences:
- the LOC111202844 gene encoding uncharacterized protein LOC111202844 isoform X2 encodes MAWFVSQDVAAEKVDAMRRFERTRYLWKFLPVVEAFVVVLLLLSWLTPSLSVGEYLQRILSGGWTGGVFIFVIVNVLIALIFSLSNHHQKVTEPDLYFQSVSSSETTNTLGGLSSATTTTPLGGYSSSSAVVSKPPESENEEKTSGEKSGTDLSSVTLTAEEARPVRREMVRAASSVEETAHVIRRKNEMTFLPPIATESSSDHQVYRRSRSERLDVRGEFRRSMRRLCDMDDLSSDEFRSTVETFIAGKKKMLLKEWMKP; translated from the coding sequence atggcttgGTTTGTTTCCCAAGATGTTGCGGCTGAGAAAGTTGACGCCATGAGGAGGTTCGAGAGAACGAGATACTTGTGGAAGTTTCTTCCAGTGGTTGAAGCTTTTGTCGTCGTGTTACTTCTCCTCTCTTGGTTGACGCCGTCTCTTTCCGTGGGTGAGTACCTCCAGCGGATTCTTTCCGGTGGTTGGACCGGTGGTGTATTCATATTCGTCATTGTGAACGTTCTCATCGCCCTTATTTTCTCCTTATCTAACCACCACCAAAAAGTAACCGAACCCGATCTGTATTTTCAATCCGTTTCTTCCTCCGAAACCACCAATACTCTCGGTGGTTTATCCTCCGCAACCACCACCACTCCTCTCGGTGGTTATTCTTCCTCCTCCGCCGTCGTCTCTAAACCGCCGGAGTCAGAAAACGAAGAAAAGACTTCAGGTGAAAAGTCAGGGACGGACTTGAGCTCCGTTACACTAACCGCCGAAGAGGCTCGACCGGTGAGGCGAGAGATGGTCCGGGCGGCCAGTTCCGTGGAGGAGACAGCTCATGTCATAAGAAGGAAGAATGAAATGACTTTTCTGCCCCCAATCGCTACTGAGAGTAGTAGTGATCATCAGGTTTACAGGAGGTCGAGATCAGAGAGGCTTGATGTGCGGGGAGAGTTTCGTAGGAGCATGAGACGGTTGTGTGACATGGATGATCTGAGTAGTGATGAGTTTAGATCGACGGTGGAGACATTTATAgcggggaagaagaagatgctgtTGAAGGAATGGATGAAGCCGTGA